In a single window of the Gossypium hirsutum isolate 1008001.06 chromosome D02, Gossypium_hirsutum_v2.1, whole genome shotgun sequence genome:
- the LOC107910753 gene encoding protein PATRONUS 2 has product MASRTVGLIQDQNVNVHYNGASLLGKANIATAPRKGGIGGRKPLGDLSNSVNPTLNQTSKKENSKILSFTEKETSVSKLAHDSSKKKSVSKASEKVQVGGRKALSDISNSGKPRLKETSKKNQTSKLTILAENPSEPEDIAKEGFLHNHDECIKAQKKAISTNEFLRILRLEDFSKPASAKGIRMPNEMPMSPSRYLEAKEMSELLMEDWSPPKCKLSKKLNSAPPSPEPLDHMRWDDPELVPGFVLIGSP; this is encoded by the exons ATGGCTTCGCGTACTGTTGGTTTGATTCAAGATCAGAATGTAAATGTTCACTACAATG GTGCTTCTCTTTTGGGGAAGGCAAATATTGCTACTGCACCGAGGAAAGGTGGTATTGGTGGAAGGAAACCGCTTGGTGATTTGTCAAATTCGGTTAACCCGACCCTGAACCAGACATCGAAAAAGGAGAATTCTAAAATTCTTTCATTCACTGAGAAAGAGACCAGTGTCTCAAAACTTGCACATGATTCAAGCAAGAAGAAGAGTGTCTCTAAAGCTTCAGAGAAAGTGCAAGTTGGTGGTCGGAAAGCTCTCTCTGACATTTCAAACTCGGGTAAACCACGCTTGAAGGAGACATCAAAGAAGAATCAAACTTCAAAGTTAACCATTTTGGCAGAGAATCCAAGTGAACCCGAAGATATTGCGAAGGAAGGATTTCTGCACAATCACGATGAATGTATCAAAGCTCAGAAAAAAGCTATAAGCACGAATGAATTTTTGCGGATACTCCGATTAGAAG ATTTCTCCAAACCTGCATCTGCAAAGGGAATTCGTATGCCAAATGAAATG CCCATGAGTCCTTCAAGGTACTTGGAAGCTAAAGAGATGAGTGAGCTACTGATGGAAGATTGGTCACCTCCGAAGTGTAAGTTGTCAAAGAAACTCAACTCAGCTCCACCTAGTCCGGAGCCACTGGATCATATGCGGTGGGATGATCCTGAATTGGTTCCCGGTTTTGTGTTGATTGGATCACCATGA